DNA sequence from the Anaerolineae bacterium genome:
GGTATCGCCTGCACCCAACCGTTCACCGTTTTGGCATACCCCTGCATAATCATTTCCATGGCGTGATTTTCAAGCAGGTCCACAGCCAGCGCATAATCTTCGGCAGCCAGCGCGTGCGGGATGGCCTCGCTCACCATTCCCGCTTGGGCATACCAGCGGCCGGCGCGCTGATGCAGCTTAGCGGCTTTATCTTTCTGGAGATCATTTTGCAAGTCGCGCAACAAGTCGGCAAACAGATGATGATACCGATACCATTGCTGCTCGTCGTCCAGGGGGATCAGGAACAGGTTGCCGTTGAACAGCCGTTCCAACAAGGCCCGACCATCGGAACGGCCGGTGACCGCGTTACATAAATCACCGTTCAGCTTGTCCAGAATAGAGGTTTGCAGCAAAAATTGCTGGACCTCTTCCGGCTGCCGGTGGAGGACTTGTTCGGTGAGGTAGCTCAGAATAAAGCGGTGACTGCCGCTCAAGGCGGCGATGAAATCGGATGGATTGTCCCGGTCGCGGACAGACAGACCGGCCAGTTGTAAGCCAACGATCCAACCCTCGGTCTTGTCTTCTAAGGCGGCGACATCCGCCTGGGAAAGGGAAAGGCGCATCACCTCATTCAAAAAACGGTTTGCCTCACCGTCGGTAAAACGTAAATCCTTCGCCCGAATCTCGGTGAGCCGGTTGTTGGCCCGGAGTTGGGCCAGCGGCAAAGGGGGGTCCTCGCGGGTCAGCAGAACCAGGTATAGTGGCGGGGGCAGATTGGCAACCAATTGCTCCAAAACTTGCAGAATGAAACGATCCTGGATCACGTGAAAATCATCCAGAACCAGCAAAAAGCGGCCCGCCAATTTCAGAATATCGTTAATCAGGGTCGCGCTAATGATCTCGGCCGGAGGAAGTTGCCCGGAGCGCAATACGCTCTCGATATCCCGGCCCAGGTTCGCCTCTACCTGTTGCAAGGCCGCAATAAAATAGGCAAAGAAGCGTCCAGGGTCGTCATCCGCAGCATCCAGGGACAACCATGCTATTGGCCAGTTGGGCAATGTGTTCAGCCATTCGCTGATGCAGGTGGTTTTTCCAAATCCGGCCGGGGCCGATACGAGCGTGATCTGCCGGTTGAAGGCCAATCCTTCATGCAAGCGTTGGCTAAGATGTGGGCGTTGAACCCATTTGGCCGGAAGGACAGGCCGGTGCAATTTTGTGGCCAGTAAGTTAGATTTCGGCACATTTCCAGTTTCAAATGTTGCTCTCAAGAGGATACCCCCGTGCAAACCGTTGATAATTTACTCCATCCCATTTTAGCACAAAACAAGCGACGGATGAATTTTGAGCGCCTGAGCCTGTTGGCCCCTATTGGACCAATAAGCTGTACGTACCTGCTGGCCCTAACTTTGCCGGGTTTGTTCAACAAAAAACAGGCCACTATCAATCAGTGGTGGCCTGTTGTTCATTTCAAGCGTTGGTCGCAATTTTCTGTTGCTAATTGCGTATTCAGGATTGCGGGTTCACTTTTCCAACTCAAACCTTCCCCAAAGCCAACAACGTGACCTTTTCATCTTTAAGAATATTTAAGAAACCAGGCAACACTCAGGCGACGCAGCGATTTTTGGATGCATTTGCGGATAAGCTTGCTGGCTTGTTGACATTAACTCGGCCGCCGCCGCTGTATCCCAGGGCAGTGGCCCCTTAACTTGCCACTTCGTCACTCCGGTGTTGAATGGTTTGCACCGCGATTACTCGCAGAGAGGTAACTCTTCTCGCCGCGTCACGGCGCGCCGTAGCCGGCACAAACCGGAAAAACATTAAAGTTGTTCTCGTCTTCAAATCTGGGGTATAATGGATTGATTTTGATACTCAATCAGTAAAAAATTTGGATAATCACCTTACGCTACCAACTGTTAAAACAAATGCTAACACAAGTGACTCCAGGCCTGTTCGACAAAATAGGTTGGCGGCTTGGCCGCTGGCTCATCGTCGCTCTCGCGCCTCTGGTGTTGGGGGTATTCCGACCCCCTGAAATTTGGCAATTAATACGGCCGTTTTGGCCGCTGTTGCTGGCAGTTTTACTTGGCCCGGAGTTAGCCCGCTTGTGGCCCCCCACCCGTCCCCTGGTAACAATCATCAGTATCATTAGCGATGTGGTGCTGGCGGCTATGCTGACCCTGGGTTTGGATCAGATATTTGTTTTGTTATATGCCCCCTTAATCGTGGCATCCTGTTCTGTGGCTATTTGGCACGTCCCCCTATGGTTGAGTTTGATCGCCATTGGCCTGAATGTTATCATCTTTTTCCCCATCGTGACCAACCCTCAACCACTGCCCCTCATCGTCACTCGTAGCCTGGCCTTTATCCTCATTGGGGCCATAACCGGCGCCGTTGGACATCGTTTGGCGGGCGAAGTTACCCTCCGCACCGAACTGGAAAAAAAGGCTGAAACACGCTCCGACCGTTTTTTAATGCGCGCCCACGAAATCCGTACGCCCTTGACCCTGATCCAAACCTCAGTTGAACTGATTCTGGATGGAGCGCCCGGTCCCTTAACTGAGCAGCAGCGCACGTTTTTAGAAAACATAGACGAGAACAGCCGTTACATTGCCGCTCAAGCCGAAAATATGTTAACCCAGGGTAAGTTAGAGTCCGGGGTCTTTAAGCCCAGCTTTCACCCTACCGACATCCGTGATATTATCCGGTTGGTGGTAGCTGATATGCGTACCCTCGCTACCCGCCGCAAACAAGACATCCGAACCTACTATCCCCAGGTGCTCCCCACGGTGCATGCCGATCCGGTGCTTTTGCGGCAAACCATGATCAACCTGATTCAAAACGCTATCCGGCATACTTCGTCCCAAGGTCAAATCATTGTTTCAGTGGCCAAAAATGACCTGGGGTTGCTGGTTTCGGTAACAGATGACGGGGCAGGGATGTCTGTTGAACAGCGCCAACAACTCTTTCGCCGGTTTGCCACTGAAGGCAAGGGTACCGGATTGGGGCTATTGATTGTCAAACAGATTGCGGAATTACATGGCGGCAAAGTATACGTTGATACCAGCTTGGGCCAGGGCACAACATTTTTTATGAGTCTTCCTTTTGCGGGCCAGCCAACAGAGGAGTAACCGGATAATGAACGACAAACCCGTGGTACTTGTTGTAGACGATGAACCCCAAATGGTAGGCGTGATTAGTTATGCCTTACAGGTTGCTGGCTTCGAAGTTCTCACCGCCTACGATGGTCATCAAACCCTACAATATATCAGAGATCGCCACGTTGATATTATTGTTCTTGACGTAATGTTGCCCGACATAGATGGTTTTGAATTGTGCCGTCAAATCCGGCAAGACACCATGCTTCCCATCCTTATGCTCACCGCCAGGTCTGATCAGGCCGACGTGATTACCGGCCTGGAAGTAGGGGCCGACGATTACATCCCCAAACCTTTCAGCACCCGCGAACTGGTTTTGCGCGTGCAAACCATTCTCCGGCGGGCGCGTCAAACGCCCCTTACGCCCCCCGTGCAAAAAGGCCCGCTCAATATAGATTTTTTAAGCCACACCGTTACCCTCAATAACCGCCCGGTAGAGCTGACCGCCCTTGAATATCGTCTACTGGTTTACCTGATAAAAAATGAGAGACGGGTGTTAAGCGTGCAGGAACTGCTCAAAGAGGTCTGGGAGTTGGAAATCTGGGAAGGAGGGCCGGAAATGGTCAAAGTTGAGATTTATCGGCTGCGACAAAAAATAGAGCCAGACCCCAAAACACCCCGTTTTATTCGAACCATTCGCGGGGTAGGCTACCAATTCATCCCACCAGGCCCTTAAAGCCGCCGTGCTGTTACCAAACTGTTACCTAAATGTAACTTTTAGGAAACCATAGACATCCTTACCTGTGTTATACTCCTTGGCAGTATCAGCAATATATTTAATCTACTTAACCTAAGGAGGAATAACTATGAAATGTAATTACTTTTGGATAGCACTTTGGCTTATGGCCGGCTTGATTTTGGTCGCCTGCACCACGGCAGCCGCAGAATCTACTCCCTTACCTCCCACCCAGGCCCCAACCCAGGCCGCCGAGGCGTCCGCTGAACCAACAAATGCGCCAGAACCTGCGCCCACAGACGTGCCGGAATCTGAACCAACCGATGAACCTGCGCCTAAAATTAGCGGCCCGCTAACTGTTTTGTGCGGGATGCAAGAGGATCATTGCCAGGCAGCGGTTCAGGCTTTTGAGGCCAGCACCGGGATTGAAACCTCAATGGTCCGCATGTCGTCCGGTGAGGCGCTGGCTCGTCTCCGGGCGGAAAAGGATGATCCCTCGTTTGACGTGTGGTTTGGCGGCCCCAGTCTTGGCCCTGGCGCGGCGGCCCAAGAGGATCTTATTGAACCTTATCTTCCGGCCAATGCCGAGTTTATTGATGACGTTTTAAAAGACCCCACCGGTATCTGGACCGGCATCTACGTTGGCGCGCTTGGTTTTTGCTCTAATCAAGAACTGCTCAACGATCTTGGGGCTGAAGTGCCAACTTCCTGGCAAGACCTCCTTGACCCTATCTACCAGGATAATATTGCTATGGCCGACCAACGCACGTCAGGCACGGCTGTGACAGCCGGCGGCGCTTTGGTTGCTCTCAACGGCGGCGAAGATGGGGCTTTGGAGTATTTGCGCCAGCTCGACCAGAACATCTTTCAATACACCAAAAGCGGCTCATCGCCAGGCCGGATGACCGCCGCCGGTGAAGTGGCCGTTTCGGTTATTTTCTCCCACGATTGCGTTAAATTTGCCAAAGAAACCGGCGTTGATTTGGTCTCCTCTTTTCCCCAAGAAGGGACCGGCTACGAGATTGGCCAGGTTTCGCTCATTGCCGGAGCCAAGAATCCTGAAGCCGGAAAGACATTCATCGAGTGGGCCTTAACTCCTGCCGCCCAGGAATTAGGGGCAACCACAGATAATTTCCAGATTCCTACCAACCCGAACGCCCAAGTTCCCCCCGAAGCAGTCAAATTGGCTCAGGTTGTTCTGGCCCAAGGATTTAGCCCTGAACTGGTTGAAGAGTTGCGGGCTGGCGGTTTCCCGGAACGGTTCGCCGCAGAGGTTCGAGACGGTATGGCTGCGCCAGAAGACTAAAAGGCTGCCGAGTTGCTCTTTTTCCGCAGTACCGGCTTCTACAGAGATAAGCCTAACGCATAGTGAGGGGTCGTAGGGAACAAGGCTGATACTAATAACTACGGCCCCTGTTTTATCAGCAAGACCCATTCAACTACTATAGCTTTTTAGATAATGTTTTTTAGGCAAGCCGAAGGCAATGCTTTCGGCTTACCCGGTAAAAAATCAATATCTTTTTCTGAAAAACTATATCAATATCGCCATATACAAGGAGTACACGACAACATGATCCGCTCATTAGAGCAACGAATATATGAGTTCAGACGTCTTGGCCAGGATGGCTTTCTGGCTATCGGTTTGCTCATTTCAGTTCTCTTTCTCGTCGGCTTCGTCATCTACCCGCTATTCAAAATTTTATTAACCAGCGTATCGGCCAAGGCGCTGCCGCTATTTTCTCATCTGTTAACCCAAAACGAAACGCGACAGGTGATTCTAAACACCTTGTGGGTCGGCTTGAGCGTGGCTGCGCTGGGCACAGCGCTTGGTTTCCTGCTGGCCTACATTCAGGTAAGGGTCAAGGTGCCCTTCAAAAACCTGTTTCACCTGGCCGCAATCATCCCTATCATTTCCCCTCCGTTTGCTGTGGCTATGTCTACCATAACCCTGTTTGGCCGCAGTGGCTTGATTACCAAACAGTGGCTTGGCCTTCGTTACGACATTTACGGCGCCGACGGGCTAATCTTTGCCTTAACCATTTCTTTTATCCCTTTTGCTTACCTCAGCCTGCTGGGTATGCTGCGCGCGCTAGACCCTTCGTTAGACGAAGCAGCCATCAATCTGGGCTCCAGTGGGGGGCGCACGTTCCGTACCATCACCCTGCCCCTGCTCCTGCCCGGTTTTGCCAGCGCCTTCCTGCTACTGTTTGTTTCCGCCATCGCCGACCTGGGCAATCCCTTGTTGTTGGGCGGCAGCATGACGGTGTTAGCGTCGCGGATCTATCTGGCCATCATCGGGGAGTACAATCTGGAAGCCGGGGCCGTTTTATCAACAATCCTCCTGGTCCCCTCGCTGGTGATTTTCTTTGTGCAGTATTATTGGATCAGCCGTCACTCTTTTATCACTGTCACCGGCAACCCCACCGGCCAGGTTCGTTTGATTACCAATCCCTGGGCAAGATGGCCCTTCTTCATCGGCGGGCTGTTATTCGCTGCGCTCATTTTCCTGGTCTATGGTTATATCCTGGTGGGGGCCTTTACCGAAGTATGGGGCATCAATTTCAACTTTACCCTGGATCACTTCCGCTTTGTGTTATTCGGCTATGGCGCAGAAGCATTTAAAGATACCATTTTACTCTCAGCTATTGCTACCCCGCTGGCCGCCCTGATGGGCCTCTTGATTGCTTTTCTTGTGGTCCGGCGTAAATTCATTGGACGGCCCCTGGTGGACCTGGCTTCTGTGCTGGGATTGGCCGTACCCGGAACCGTGGTTGGAATTGCCCTGATTCTGGCTTATAACAAACCTTTCCTTGGCGGCTTGATTCCTAAATTAACCGGCACTGCCTTCATCATCGTCATGGCTTACACGGTGCGCAGCATTTCCGCTTCTGTGCGGGCCGGCTCGGCTGCGCTCACCCAAATTCACAAGTCAATGGAAGAAGCCTCGTTTAGCCTGGGCGCCAGTTCGGCCACCACTTTTTATAAAGTGACCATCCCCCTGATCCGTCCGGCCGTTTTTGCCGGGTTGGTGTGGGCTTTTGCCCGTTCGATGACGTCTCTGTCTCCCATTATCTTTCTCGTTACGCCCGAGTGGCGCATTATGACCGCCCAAATTTTGAACGAGGCCGAAACAGGCCGGTTTGGCAACGCCGCGGCTTACAGTGTGGTGTTGATTGCCATCGTTTTGATAGCAATTGGCTTGTTACGTTTAACCGTTGGCTCAAATACAGGCGCAGAGCGACTGGTTGAGTCTTAAAAACTTTATGCAGACTAGAAGTGTAAGGACAAACAAACCTATGGAAACAAAAGATACCACCGTTAGTTTATTCAAACCTGTCGAGAAAAAATCCGAAACCATTGCCCTGCAATTAAAAAGTCTCACCAAAACATTTGTTACCAAGGATACTCCCCAAATTGCGGTGAACGACATTGATCTTAAAATTCGGCAGGGAGAATTCCTCACCCTATTAGGCCCGTCGGGGTGTGGCAAAACAACAACCCTCCGCCTGGTAGCCGGTTTTGAATTTCCAACCGCGGGCCAAGTTATCCTGGACGGCCAGGTGATCAACAATGTTCCCCCCAACAAACGACCTATGGCAATGGTCTTTCAGGGGTTTGCCCTGTTTCCCCATATGTCTGTCTTTGACAATATTGCCTATGGCCTGCGGGTGAAACGGTTGAGCAAAGACCTGATCAAAGAAAGAGTCGAAATTGCCATGAGCCTGATGAACCTGGTGGGTATGGAAAACCGGATGCCCCACCAAATGTCGGGCGGGCAACAACAGCGCGTAGCCCTGGCCAGAGCCTTGGTAATGCAGCCACGAGTGTTGCTGTTTGACGAGCCTCTGTCTAACCTGGACGCCAAACTACGGGTGCAAATGCGCACCGAAATCCGGCGGCTCCAAAAACGCCTGGGCATTACCAGCCTTTACGTCACCCACGATCAGTCCGAGGCAATGGGCTTGTCGGATCGTATTGTGGTGATGAATAACGGAAAAATTGAACAGGTTGCCACCCCTGCCGAAATCTACACCAAACCCGCGTCAGTGTTTGTGGCTGATTTTGTCGGACAGTCAAATTTTATTAAAAGTACGGTTCTGACAGATGCCGATGGCAAGCTGGGGTTGGATTTTTTTGGAAAATCCATCTCGCTTACATTCAATGGTCATTCTTTCATACGCGGTGAGGCCGTATATCTGGTCATCCGGCCGGAAGCAGTCCAACTACGCCGTAGCCAAGAAACTGAAGCCAGCTTAGAAGGGGAGATTAAACAAGCAGAATATCTAGGCTCTCATGTAGAATATGAAGTTGAGGTGCAGGGAGGATATTTTGTGTCGGTAACTAACTACAATCCGCGTTTTGAAGAATTGCGTCAAGAAGGAGATCGAGTTTTTCTTCACTTTCCCCCGGATGCTTTTCATGTGCTCCCACAATCCTGGTAAGGGTTAGAATTTGGGCAAACATTAAATTGCAAAAAACAAAAAACCCGGCGTTGGCCGGGTTTTTTTGCAGATTGATGACTCCTAAGCCGTTTCTTGTGGGGTTTCAGTTTTTTTCTCCGGCTTTGGGCTTGGTTTACTCTCCGCTTTTTTATCGGCAGAACTGTGGTTGACGCCATTTTTACTGCGGCTGTCATTAACGTAAAAACCGCTGCCCTTAAAAACAATTAAGGGAGCGGCCAGCAAACGCCGGGTATTTGAATGGCCGTTAGGACAATCAGCTTGAGGCTCGTCGCTAAAACTTTGACGTTTTTCAAAGTGGATACCACAGGTGAGACATTCATATTCATAAATAGGCATAACAACTTCCTCACAAACTCATTGCTTGGTTTTTACCGCGTTACATTATATACCAGTTTTATTAGAATTACGTTGGAAATATAAACTTTTTTCAGCAAAATGGCAAATAGGTTTTGTCTTCAGGGGATAGGCTTTGCCGCCCTTAGCCTGCATCTTGACTTTGCTGCGCAAGCAATATGCTTACTTTTTCCACCGTCTCGGCCATTATCTCAGCCAAATTCCCCTCTACCAAAGCTCCCGCGGCAGAGGGATGTCCACCGCCGTTGTAGGCAGCGGCAAGGTGATTAATGGCCACGCTGCCATCGCTGCGCAAACTAATTTTGACCCGGCCTTTAGTCCGTTCCACGCCAAAAACAACCACGCGCACGCCGCCAATTTCCTGGCCCAAACCGGCAAATCCATCCAACTCCGATATTTTTACCCCATAAGCCTTTAAGGTGGCCCTGTCTAAACCATAATAGGCTATCTGGCCATTGGCCGCAGTTTTGATAGAGTCTAGCACGTGTCCTTTCAAACGCACGCGCCCTAATGAATATTGCTCATAAACCTGGCGGTATATCTCTATAGGGTTGGCCCCGGCGGCCAACAACTCCGCCGTAATGCGGTGGGTGCGCGGGCTGGTTTTGGGAAAGCGGAAATTGCCGGTATCGGTGATGATAGCGGCGTAAAGTGATTGAGCCATATTTGCCGATAACGAACCGCCCATAGCCAGCAATAACTCATAGATCAATTCGGCCGTGGCGGCGGCCGTGGCGTCAACCACGGCCAGGTCTACAAAATCGGCAGGATCGGCATGGTGATCAATACAAATTTTTAGAGCCTTGCTCTGAGCCAAAGCCTCACCCACCCGGCCAACGCGCTCCCATCCACCCGAGGCATCCAATACCACAATCGAGTCGGCTTTTTTAATGAGCGTGGCGTGTTTGGTTTGAGAATATTTTTTGATCACCTTCTGGGGGTCAAGAAAACGGAAGGCCGTTGGCGTTGCATCACTGTTGAGAATAGCCACCTGTTTACCCAGGTGGCGCAAATGTTCCGCCAGCACTAATTCGGAGCCCAGCGCGTCACAATCCGGGTTAACGTGCGAGGTAATGATGAAATTGCGCTTATTTTGAATGGTCCAGATAATCTCTTGCCACAAGGTCATTATCATTAATTCCCAAAGATATTGACGGATTGTGCCCCAATCTCT
Encoded proteins:
- a CDS encoding helix-turn-helix transcriptional regulator, with the translated sequence MPKSNLLATKLHRPVLPAKWVQRPHLSQRLHEGLAFNRQITLVSAPAGFGKTTCISEWLNTLPNWPIAWLSLDAADDDPGRFFAYFIAALQQVEANLGRDIESVLRSGQLPPAEIISATLINDILKLAGRFLLVLDDFHVIQDRFILQVLEQLVANLPPPLYLVLLTREDPPLPLAQLRANNRLTEIRAKDLRFTDGEANRFLNEVMRLSLSQADVAALEDKTEGWIVGLQLAGLSVRDRDNPSDFIAALSGSHRFILSYLTEQVLHRQPEEVQQFLLQTSILDKLNGDLCNAVTGRSDGRALLERLFNGNLFLIPLDDEQQWYRYHHLFADLLRDLQNDLQKDKAAKLHQRAGRWYAQAGMVSEAIPHALAAEDYALAVDLLENHAMEMIMQGYAKTVNGWVQAIP
- a CDS encoding HAMP domain-containing histidine kinase — encoded protein: MLTQVTPGLFDKIGWRLGRWLIVALAPLVLGVFRPPEIWQLIRPFWPLLLAVLLGPELARLWPPTRPLVTIISIISDVVLAAMLTLGLDQIFVLLYAPLIVASCSVAIWHVPLWLSLIAIGLNVIIFFPIVTNPQPLPLIVTRSLAFILIGAITGAVGHRLAGEVTLRTELEKKAETRSDRFLMRAHEIRTPLTLIQTSVELILDGAPGPLTEQQRTFLENIDENSRYIAAQAENMLTQGKLESGVFKPSFHPTDIRDIIRLVVADMRTLATRRKQDIRTYYPQVLPTVHADPVLLRQTMINLIQNAIRHTSSQGQIIVSVAKNDLGLLVSVTDDGAGMSVEQRQQLFRRFATEGKGTGLGLLIVKQIAELHGGKVYVDTSLGQGTTFFMSLPFAGQPTEE
- a CDS encoding response regulator transcription factor gives rise to the protein MNDKPVVLVVDDEPQMVGVISYALQVAGFEVLTAYDGHQTLQYIRDRHVDIIVLDVMLPDIDGFELCRQIRQDTMLPILMLTARSDQADVITGLEVGADDYIPKPFSTRELVLRVQTILRRARQTPLTPPVQKGPLNIDFLSHTVTLNNRPVELTALEYRLLVYLIKNERRVLSVQELLKEVWELEIWEGGPEMVKVEIYRLRQKIEPDPKTPRFIRTIRGVGYQFIPPGP
- a CDS encoding extracellular solute-binding protein, with amino-acid sequence MKCNYFWIALWLMAGLILVACTTAAAESTPLPPTQAPTQAAEASAEPTNAPEPAPTDVPESEPTDEPAPKISGPLTVLCGMQEDHCQAAVQAFEASTGIETSMVRMSSGEALARLRAEKDDPSFDVWFGGPSLGPGAAAQEDLIEPYLPANAEFIDDVLKDPTGIWTGIYVGALGFCSNQELLNDLGAEVPTSWQDLLDPIYQDNIAMADQRTSGTAVTAGGALVALNGGEDGALEYLRQLDQNIFQYTKSGSSPGRMTAAGEVAVSVIFSHDCVKFAKETGVDLVSSFPQEGTGYEIGQVSLIAGAKNPEAGKTFIEWALTPAAQELGATTDNFQIPTNPNAQVPPEAVKLAQVVLAQGFSPELVEELRAGGFPERFAAEVRDGMAAPED
- a CDS encoding iron ABC transporter permease is translated as MIRSLEQRIYEFRRLGQDGFLAIGLLISVLFLVGFVIYPLFKILLTSVSAKALPLFSHLLTQNETRQVILNTLWVGLSVAALGTALGFLLAYIQVRVKVPFKNLFHLAAIIPIISPPFAVAMSTITLFGRSGLITKQWLGLRYDIYGADGLIFALTISFIPFAYLSLLGMLRALDPSLDEAAINLGSSGGRTFRTITLPLLLPGFASAFLLLFVSAIADLGNPLLLGGSMTVLASRIYLAIIGEYNLEAGAVLSTILLVPSLVIFFVQYYWISRHSFITVTGNPTGQVRLITNPWARWPFFIGGLLFAALIFLVYGYILVGAFTEVWGINFNFTLDHFRFVLFGYGAEAFKDTILLSAIATPLAALMGLLIAFLVVRRKFIGRPLVDLASVLGLAVPGTVVGIALILAYNKPFLGGLIPKLTGTAFIIVMAYTVRSISASVRAGSAALTQIHKSMEEASFSLGASSATTFYKVTIPLIRPAVFAGLVWAFARSMTSLSPIIFLVTPEWRIMTAQILNEAETGRFGNAAAYSVVLIAIVLIAIGLLRLTVGSNTGAERLVES
- a CDS encoding ABC transporter ATP-binding protein; the protein is METKDTTVSLFKPVEKKSETIALQLKSLTKTFVTKDTPQIAVNDIDLKIRQGEFLTLLGPSGCGKTTTLRLVAGFEFPTAGQVILDGQVINNVPPNKRPMAMVFQGFALFPHMSVFDNIAYGLRVKRLSKDLIKERVEIAMSLMNLVGMENRMPHQMSGGQQQRVALARALVMQPRVLLFDEPLSNLDAKLRVQMRTEIRRLQKRLGITSLYVTHDQSEAMGLSDRIVVMNNGKIEQVATPAEIYTKPASVFVADFVGQSNFIKSTVLTDADGKLGLDFFGKSISLTFNGHSFIRGEAVYLVIRPEAVQLRRSQETEASLEGEIKQAEYLGSHVEYEVEVQGGYFVSVTNYNPRFEELRQEGDRVFLHFPPDAFHVLPQSW
- a CDS encoding zinc ribbon domain-containing protein, with the protein product MPIYEYECLTCGIHFEKRQSFSDEPQADCPNGHSNTRRLLAAPLIVFKGSGFYVNDSRSKNGVNHSSADKKAESKPSPKPEKKTETPQETA
- a CDS encoding bifunctional oligoribonuclease/PAP phosphatase NrnA, which gives rise to MTLWQEIIWTIQNKRNFIITSHVNPDCDALGSELVLAEHLRHLGKQVAILNSDATPTAFRFLDPQKVIKKYSQTKHATLIKKADSIVVLDASGGWERVGRVGEALAQSKALKICIDHHADPADFVDLAVVDATAAATAELIYELLLAMGGSLSANMAQSLYAAIITDTGNFRFPKTSPRTHRITAELLAAGANPIEIYRQVYEQYSLGRVRLKGHVLDSIKTAANGQIAYYGLDRATLKAYGVKISELDGFAGLGQEIGGVRVVVFGVERTKGRVKISLRSDGSVAINHLAAAYNGGGHPSAAGALVEGNLAEIMAETVEKVSILLAQQSQDAG